In Sphingomicrobium sediminis, the genomic window CGTCGCCCGCGCCGCGCAAGTGCCGCCATTCCCCGCCGACGAGCAGGGCCGCGTCGACGCGCTCGATATCGGTACGTGGCAGGACGCCTTGCCGCCCGCTTACCAAGGCGGGTTCGGGCGCTACGGGCTCACCGTCGATGGCGAGCTGACGGAAATCGAGATCGATCCGAATTACGGCAATCGCGTCTATCTCGACGCTGGCGGCGGCGCGCCGATCGCTGCCGATGTCGACACGGTGGGCGCATCCAGACTGTCGCGCCTACGCGAGGGCGAAGGCGTCCGCCTCAATTGCTCCGGCGGCGATTATCGGTTTGGCGAGACCTTGCTGTTCGACTGCACGCTGGCGCCTTGAGCGCTAGAAACTGCAATCGCCCGTGCGGCGGGCGCTGATCGGGCTGTCGAGCGAACCCATGGCTTTCAATTGCGCCAATTCCTCGGGCGAAATGGTCGTCGCATCGTCCTCGGGATCGAAGCGGATATGGCCTTCATAACCCTCGGCGCTGATCACGCCTTCGATGACGATGGCGATGCTGCCCTCGAAAGCGGGATGGCGGCAGGAGCCGGCCGCGCGAAATGCATTGCCCTCACGTTCCCACGTGCCTTGCGTGCAAATCTCGTTGCTGGGGAGGTACAGCCGCACTAGCTTCTTGGCATCGAGGATGCTGTCGGCCTGGACGCACATCGCGGTCTTGGGCTCGGCAAAGTCGGCGTAGAAAGCCTCGAAAATCTTGCGCTTCGGCACGACCTCGTAACGCCCGGCGAGGATTTCGACCGGCTCTTCGGAAGCGGCTGCCTCCAAGTCCTGGCCGCAGCCGGTCACCAGGCCTGCGGCCAACACTACCCATACAGATCGCGCAAACATTCCCGTCTCCTTCACTTCGAATGATAGGAGGAAATGCGCAAGAATGGGTTAAACC contains:
- a CDS encoding DUF3617 domain-containing protein — its product is MFARSVWVVLAAGLVTGCGQDLEAAASEEPVEILAGRYEVVPKRKIFEAFYADFAEPKTAMCVQADSILDAKKLVRLYLPSNEICTQGTWEREGNAFRAAGSCRHPAFEGSIAIVIEGVISAEGYEGHIRFDPEDDATTISPEELAQLKAMGSLDSPISARRTGDCSF